DNA from bacterium:
TAAATCCGTACGACCCGGAGTTTGGCGTTGAGAAAGACCACGTCGATGGCGGTCCGCATCCCAATCGTCTGCACCCCCCTACAGGGCACCAGCCAGACGCCATCACCCAGCGACAGATTCCGGTGTCGGTACAATCCGATCAGCCGGGCGTGGAAGCCCCCGGCCCGCTTGATGTCGACGCCGAGAAATGTTCCCCGCGTTTGGTTCACAACATACACGCCGGCACCTCGGTCAGGGGTTCAGGTCCTCGGGATTGGGCAGCGTCGGCAGAGGCGGAGGCGTCGTCGTCGGTCGCACGATGCTCGGCGCCACGAAGATCACGAGTTCGCTTTCGCCCTTCTGAAACGTCGTGCTCCGGAAGAGCTCCCCGAGGATCGGGATATCGCCCAGGATCGGCAGTTTGTTGACCACCTTAGAGT
Protein-coding regions in this window:
- a CDS encoding DUF192 domain-containing protein — its product is MYVVNQTRGTFLGVDIKRAGGFHARLIGLYRHRNLSLGDGVWLVPCRGVQTIGMRTAIDVVFLNAKLRVVRIYHQLPPGRVILWVPGAHSALEIPAGAVRSSETGVGDTLRFADSLPVGFTDAPVEEKRDSLSPTQV